One genomic segment of Macaca fascicularis isolate 582-1 chromosome 19, T2T-MFA8v1.1 includes these proteins:
- the TEKTIP1 gene encoding tektin bundle-interacting protein 1 isoform X1 — protein MQTLRREAARPYVPSGTLEASFPAPLYSDDYLSLEGPRWPLAIRQATRWKYTPMGRDAAGQLWYTGLTNSDTREAWYNLPLDPASPFREAYNRWHGCYQRREHTMPSGECLPSPPWAPGLLEGDRNDRQPPPHRSLHPAPSGDRLARPHHPCPVPGPQHPVGEHAVERQANPGQGICHQQEPVWGGAAMEGIRLRALPVGTPAPAWHHPELPGVGSGAVLPLHLPAAPAFLHAHAPINACPDAPTVFLHPDEGALTSSRGPEAWGRGRCWARRLPTTRAGL, from the exons TGATGACTACCTGTCCCTGGAGGGTCCCCGCTGGCCACTGGCCATCAGGCAGGCCACACGCTGGAAGTACACACCCATGGGACGCGACGCAGCTGGCCAGCTGTGGTACACAGGCCTGACCAACTCGGACACCCGGGAAGCCTGGTACAACCTGCCGTTGGACCCGGCCAGCCCCTTCCGCGAGGCCTACAACCGCTGGCACGGCTGCTACCAACGCCGTGAGCACACCATGCCATCGGGTGAGTGCCTGCCCTCCCCGCCCTGGGCACCGGGCCTGCTGGAGGGGGACAGGAATGACcgccagcccccaccccaccgcAGCCTACACCCAGCACCTTCGGGAGACCGCCTGGCACGACCCCATCATCCCTGCCCAGTACCAGGTCCCCAGCACCCGGTGGGGGAGCACGCTGTGGAAAGACAGGCCAATCCGGGGCAAGGAATATG TCATCAACAGGAACCGGTATGGGGTGGAGCCGCTATGGAGGGCATCAGACTACGTGCCCTCCCTGTCGGCACCCCAGCGCCCGCCTGGCACCACCCAGAACTACCGGGAGTGGGGTCTGGAGCCGTACTGCCCCTCCACCTGCCAGCGGCCCCTGCCTTCCTCCACGCCCATGCCCCGATAAACGCATGCCCCGACGCACCCACTGTCTTTCTGCACCCAGATGAGGGGGCACTAACCTCGTCCCGGGGACCAGAGGCTTGGGGCAGAGGCAGATGCTGGGCTCGCCGGCTGCCCACAACTAGGGCAGGGCTGTGA
- the TEKTIP1 gene encoding tektin bundle-interacting protein 1 isoform X4: MGRDAAGQLWYTGLTNSDTREAWYNLPLDPASPFREAYNRWHGCYQRREHTMPSAYTQHLRETAWHDPIIPAQYQVPSTRWGSTLWKDRPIRGKEYVINRNRYGVEPLWRASDYVPSLSAPQRPPGTTQNYREWGLEPYCPSTCQRPLPSSTPMPR, from the exons ATGGGACGCGACGCAGCTGGCCAGCTGTGGTACACAGGCCTGACCAACTCGGACACCCGGGAAGCCTGGTACAACCTGCCGTTGGACCCGGCCAGCCCCTTCCGCGAGGCCTACAACCGCTGGCACGGCTGCTACCAACGCCGTGAGCACACCATGCCATCGG CCTACACCCAGCACCTTCGGGAGACCGCCTGGCACGACCCCATCATCCCTGCCCAGTACCAGGTCCCCAGCACCCGGTGGGGGAGCACGCTGTGGAAAGACAGGCCAATCCGGGGCAAGGAATATG TCATCAACAGGAACCGGTATGGGGTGGAGCCGCTATGGAGGGCATCAGACTACGTGCCCTCCCTGTCGGCACCCCAGCGCCCGCCTGGCACCACCCAGAACTACCGGGAGTGGGGTCTGGAGCCGTACTGCCCCTCCACCTGCCAGCGGCCCCTGCCTTCCTCCACGCCCATGCCCCGATAA
- the MFSD12 gene encoding major facilitator superfamily domain-containing protein 12 isoform X4 — MRRWSSQHSGTRSPWWPTSPSTAPPGSCCTCRARHGWSPPRTSTSATSWGARTCLCSGTCPCWWWVSAPCSHCCSTWAPGRGAGRTWRSRASTPPCWPPPSPSPCCSGSTGSGSRLSTRCVLGAVGLAWTCSPTHRAFALWGKLRPDTEHTRPLVQPTPGADITHQAPLSSPGPPHWAVTTNGSNASCRARPPRPRCPLLVGVEKALLIPASPSVRPQVGVLYMTTRLIVNLSQTYMAMYLTYSLHLPKKFIATIPLVMYLSGFFSSFLMKPINKRIGRNMTYFLGLLVILAFAAWVALAEGLGVAVYAAAVLLGAGCATILVTSLAMTADLIGPHTNSGAFVYGSMSFSDKVANGLAVMAIQSLHPCPSELCCRACVSFYHWAMVAVTGGVGVAAALCLCSLLLWPIRLRRWDPDTRP, encoded by the exons ATGAGAAGGTGGAGCTCACAGCACTCAG GTACGCGTTCACCGTGGTGGCCAACATCACCGTCTACGGCGCCGCCTGGCTCCTGCTGCACCTGCAGGGCTCGTCACGGGTGGAGCCCACCCAGGACATCGACATCGGCGACCAGCTGGGGGGCCAGGACGTGCCTATGTTCCGG AACCTGTCCCTGCTGGTGGTGGGTGTCGGCACCGTGTTCTCACTGCTGTTCCACCTGGGCACCCGGGAGAGGCGCCGGCCGCACGTGGAGGAGCCGGGCGAGCACACCCCCCTGTTGGCCCCCGCCATCGCCCAGCCCCTGCTGCTCTGGAAGCACTGGCTCCGGGAGCCGGCTTTCTACCAGGTGCGTGCTGGGGGCGGTGGGGCTGGCGTGGACCTGCTCTCCCACCCACCGGGCCTTTGCTCTGTGGGGCAAGCTGCGTCCAGACACAGAGCACACGCGGCCCCTGGTGCAGCCCACACCCGGGGCAGACATCACTCATCAAGCGCCGCTCTCCTCCCCCGGCCCACCCCACTGGGCAGTCACGACCAATGGATCAAATGCCAGCTGCAGGGCGCGCCCACCCCGGCCCCGGTGCCCCCTGCTGGTGGGAGTGGAGAAGGCCCTCCTGATCCCTGCCAGTCCCTCTGTCCGCCCACAGGTGGGCGTGCTGTACATGACCACCAGGCTCATCGTGAACCTGTCCCAGACCTACATGGCCATGTACCTCACCTACTCCCTCCACCTGCCCAAG AAGTTCATCGCTACCATTCCCCTGGTGATGTACCTCAGCggcttcttctcctccttcctcatgAAGCCCATCAACAAGAGAATTGGGCGGAAC ATGACCTACTTCTTGGGCCTCCTGGTGATCCTGGCCTTTGCTGCCTGGGTGGCGCTGGCAGAGGGGCTGGGCGTGGCCGTATACGCAGCGGCTGTGCTGCTGGGTGCTGGCTGTGCCACCATCCTCGTCACCTCGCTGGCCATGACGGCTGACCTCATCGGTCCCCACACG AACAGCGGAGCGTTCGTGTACGGCTCCATGAGCTTCTCGGATAAGGTGGCCAACGGGCTGGCAGTCATGGCCATCCAGAGCCTGCACCCTTGCCC CTCGGAGCTCTGCTGCAGGGCCTGCGTGAGCTTCTACCACTGGGCGATGGTGGCCGTGACGGGCGGCGTGGGTGTGGCCGCTGCCCTGTGTCTCTGCAGCCTCCTGCTGTGGCCCATCCGCCTGCGACGCT GGGACCCTGACACCCGGCCCTGA